Below is a window of Mycoplasma sp. Mirounga ES2805-ORL DNA.
AATGCATTAATACCAATGTTTTTGAGAGTTGCATAATCTTTTTTATTAAAACCTTTACGACCCGAGACATTTTCAGCTTGTGCAATTACAAAGTCAACTGAATAATCATTTTTAATTTTTTCTAGATATTTTTTAACAATTTTAACTCCTGGTGCGCCAAAAATATCACCAATAAAAAGTACTTTAATTTGTTTATTCATTTTATAAAATCTTCTACATGCTTTAAAAGCATTTATTACTGTGTTTTTTATAATTTTAATATAAAACAACCAATTTTATTATATTTATTAGAAGGAATTATCTATAAATGGTAGGAAATCAATAATTCCAGGAAAACATAGTTCTAATTTAAATCCATACTGTTTAATATTTTCATAACTTATTGATTTCTTTAATTGCATTATAAAATCACTAGTTTTTATGACATAAAATTCATCTTTGCTACTAAAGAAAATTAACAAAAAGCTAACACCCCCATTTTCTTCTATTTTTCTTAAATAGTTTATTTGATGGTTTGGAATATTTGATTTAGGTAATAAATTTTCATTAGTTGTTTTTGCTTCAAAAGCAATAAATCGTCCCTTGTAGCAACCGATATAATCAACTGTACTTTTCTTAAAAATGAATGCATTCTCTAAATTTTTGTTGTCAACAACTTTTCTAAATTTTATTGGTAATTCTTTTTTCTCTATGTACGCTATATTGTTATCAGTATAATAGTTTATTGTTTTGTTCACTATTGATTCTAGTAGCATTCCTCTATTTTTTTTCATGTTAATTTATAGTTATTTTTTTAAATATTTTCAAAAAATGGAAATTTTATTATTGAATATTAATAAAATAATTAGTATTAATAATATACATATATATAGGTTTTAACTTATAATAATTAATTATATGATTGGAATTGACTTAACAAATTTAAAAAGATTTAAAGGTAAAGGCGATCTATTTGCAAGAAGAATATTGCATAATGAAGAGTTTATTACTTTTAAAAAATTAAGTACAAGCGAAGATAAAACAATGTTTCTTGCAAAAAGTTGAGCTCTAAAAGAAGCAATATTTAAAGCAGATAACTCTTTTAGTTCCTTTCAAAAAATAAATATTGTTTACCTAAACAATAAACCGACTTTTGATAATTTTGAATTATCTTTAAGTCATGAAAAAGATATGGTTATTGCTATCGCAATAAAGAAAGAGGCCTAAATGTTTATTATTAAAATGATTTTTTTGTGACCTATATTTTTGTGAAAAATGCACAGAATAAATTCAGTTGCTAGGAAATATCGTAAGTCACAAAGACCAGAAGAATATCCATTAATTTTAAAAAATAACTATTTGTTAAAAAATGCTAAGTTTCTATTATGAATGTTTGGTATTAAGGTCACTACTGAGGGCTACAATGATATGCCAAAATCTCCAGCATTGTTAGTTCCTAATCATAAATCTAATCTTGATGCAATCGCATTACTAGTTGCTCTTGAAAAGAAAACTAAGGAAGAGGGAATTTTAAATAAGATACCAACTTTTTTAGCAAAACAAGAATTAAAGAAAAAACGACTAACTAGAAATGCATTATCTATGATTAATACATTTTATGTTGATCGCAAGAATATACGCCAGTCACTCACTACGTTAAACGAGTTTGGTGATTTTGTTAAGCAAAATAGAACCTATGGAGTTATTTTTCCTGAAGGCACCAGAATTTTAGAAGATGGGTTAGGCGAATTTAAGCCGGGGATATTTAAAGTTGCAATAAGTCAATATCTTCCAATAGTGCCAGTTGCAATTAGCGATACTAGAAAATTAATAAATGTCTTTTCATTTAAAAAACAGCATGTTAATATAAAATTCCTTCCTTCAATAAAACCAGGAAATATATTAACAATGGAGCCGTTTGCGATTGCTGATAAATGTAAATTAGCTATTTCGGAGGCCTTATATGGTGAAGAAAACAAATAAAAATCAACAAGAAGATACTCAAAGTCTTTATGTAACAGAAGATGGTAAATATGATATTCAGTTAGAAAACTTCGATGGTCCACTCGATTTATTACTATCTCTAGTTAAAGATAAAAATATTGACATAATGGACATTGACCTTTCTAAGTTAGCAACAGCATATTTAGACATTATTAATAAGTTACAAGAAAATGAAATTGATATTGCAGGTGATTATCTAGTTATGGCTGCAACATTGCTTGCTCTTAAAACTAAGATGATGCTTTACACTCCTGAAGAAAAACCAGAAATTGAAGTTGATAAGCAAGAAATATTACAAAGACTTTATGAATATCAACAATTTAAGGAAATATCTAAAACACTTAGAGAACAAGAACAACTTCGTAAAGAAATTTTTATTAAATCACCAAGTGACATTGAGGAATTCTTGGTTGAGGATGATGAAACAGCTTTAGATGGCACATCTAATCCGCTTAAGTTAATTACTGTTTTAAGAAAGATGTTTGAAAGAACATATGCAGATCAAATTAAAAGAACTAAACTCGAACATTTTAATTTGACACCAAAAGATCAAATACCATACATTTTAAATTTATTTGATAATCATGATGAAGTAACATTTGAAATGATCTTTAAAGTTCCATCATTGAACCACTTTGTTATTACATTTTTAGCTGTACTTGATTTAGTAAGAAGACAAATAATTACTATGAGTCAATCAGAACAATTTGGAACTATAAATTTTGCAAAAGGAGAAGCTTATGAAAAATAATATTTTAGAAGCGCTACTATATGTTCAAGGAGATGAAGGATTAACAATTAATCAAGTTAAAGATATTTTTGGATTAAATACATTAGCTGAAGGACGTAAAGTAATGAACGATTTTATAAAAGAATATAATAAATCGGATGGAGCCTTAAAGGTTGTTAACTTTAATGAAGTATATAAATTAGCAACTAGAGAAACTTATAAGGAATATATAACTAAAATGGTTCAAGTTGTTAAAAAACACCGTTTAAGTCAAGCAGCCATTGAAGTTGCTGGAATAGTCGCATATAAACAACCTGTTACTCGTTCTATGATTAACAACATTAGAGGTGTTGCTAGTGAACAAGTTTTAAATACCCTTTTAACTAAAGGTGTTGTTGAAGAAGTTGGAATAAGTCCAACTCCTGGTAACCCTATTCTTTATGGAATAACTAATAAATTTTATGATTACTTTAAGATTAAATCGTTAGCCGAACTTCCAAAATTAACAGAGTTTAATTACATCGATGGAACAGAGAATGAAGCTGAAGATTTTAACTTATTTGATAGTCAACGCCCGGAAGGAAACTAAACAAATAAAAGAGGTAATCTCTTTTATTTGTTTATATAAACATTATGAAAATATTTAAAGCTACTAAAAATGATCAAGGAAGGACTTTATATAAGTTTGTAAAAAATATATATAAGAATAATTCCCTTAACCAAATATATAGATCCTTTCGTAAAGGAGATATTAAAGTTAATGGTAAGTCAGTAAAGGATCATAACTATATTATTAATTTTGATGATGAAATTAAAGTTTATGGACTTAATGACGAATTTGAAGTTGTAGATTTTAGTAAAAAAGAACAAATTTTAAAGTTAGACATAGTTTATGAAGATAAAAATATTCTTATTGTTAATAAACCTTTTGGTATAGCCGTTCATGATACTGAACCAAATAGTTCATTAGACAAAGAAGTTTTAAAATACCTAAAATATAAAACTGCGGATAGTTTTAAGCCTAGTCATGTAGGCCGTTTAGATAAGGCAACTAGTGGTCTTATAGTCTATGGTAAAAACTATAAAACAGTTAAAGAATTAAATTATAAAACTTCTTTTTTTACAAAAATATATGAGTATATCTCAGAAAAAGTTACGCCAGATGGTCAGTATTGGGTAGATGTTAAAAAAGATAAAGAAGGTTTTTTAGAACCTATTGCCATTTATAACGAAGACACTAAGCCTCTTAATACAACTAATCTTTGGTCTACAACTTTTTTTACTTTGAACGGTCACACATATGCTCAATTAGGAACTGGTAAAAAGAATCAGATTAGAGTTACTTTAAGTGCCTTAAAAAACCCTATAATTGGTGATTGGAAATATGGCGGTAGAAGAGCTAGCAGGCTTTATTTACATGCATATAAAATTATTTTTAATAGTCTTGAGAGTGACTTAAAATATTTAAATAATAAAGAGTTTATTTGCAATAAAAAGATAGGAGCATTATGAAAAAAATAACTGATGAATTTATTAAAACACTAGCTTCATCATTAATGTTTGAACCAAGTAAAAAAGTTTTATTTGAAATTAATAAAGAATGAGGAAGGCTAGTTAAAGACTTTGAAAGATTAAAAATGTATGACACAGATGGGGT
It encodes the following:
- the recU gene encoding Holliday junction resolvase RecU encodes the protein MKKNRGMLLESIVNKTINYYTDNNIAYIEKKELPIKFRKVVDNKNLENAFIFKKSTVDYIGCYKGRFIAFEAKTTNENLLPKSNIPNHQINYLRKIEENGGVSFLLIFFSSKDEFYVIKTSDFIMQLKKSISYENIKQYGFKLELCFPGIIDFLPFIDNSF
- a CDS encoding holo-ACP synthase, which encodes MIGIDLTNLKRFKGKGDLFARRILHNEEFITFKKLSTSEDKTMFLAKSWALKEAIFKADNSFSSFQKINIVYLNNKPTFDNFELSLSHEKDMVIAIAIKKEA
- a CDS encoding 1-acyl-sn-glycerol-3-phosphate acyltransferase yields the protein MHRINSVARKYRKSQRPEEYPLILKNNYLLKNAKFLLWMFGIKVTTEGYNDMPKSPALLVPNHKSNLDAIALLVALEKKTKEEGILNKIPTFLAKQELKKKRLTRNALSMINTFYVDRKNIRQSLTTLNEFGDFVKQNRTYGVIFPEGTRILEDGLGEFKPGIFKVAISQYLPIVPVAISDTRKLINVFSFKKQHVNIKFLPSIKPGNILTMEPFAIADKCKLAISEALYGEENK
- a CDS encoding segregation/condensation protein A, translated to MVKKTNKNQQEDTQSLYVTEDGKYDIQLENFDGPLDLLLSLVKDKNIDIMDIDLSKLATAYLDIINKLQENEIDIAGDYLVMAATLLALKTKMMLYTPEEKPEIEVDKQEILQRLYEYQQFKEISKTLREQEQLRKEIFIKSPSDIEEFLVEDDETALDGTSNPLKLITVLRKMFERTYADQIKRTKLEHFNLTPKDQIPYILNLFDNHDEVTFEMIFKVPSLNHFVITFLAVLDLVRRQIITMSQSEQFGTINFAKGEAYEK
- the scpB gene encoding SMC-Scp complex subunit ScpB — protein: MKNNILEALLYVQGDEGLTINQVKDIFGLNTLAEGRKVMNDFIKEYNKSDGALKVVNFNEVYKLATRETYKEYITKMVQVVKKHRLSQAAIEVAGIVAYKQPVTRSMINNIRGVASEQVLNTLLTKGVVEEVGISPTPGNPILYGITNKFYDYFKIKSLAELPKLTEFNYIDGTENEAEDFNLFDSQRPEGN
- a CDS encoding RluA family pseudouridine synthase, with product MKIFKATKNDQGRTLYKFVKNIYKNNSLNQIYRSFRKGDIKVNGKSVKDHNYIINFDDEIKVYGLNDEFEVVDFSKKEQILKLDIVYEDKNILIVNKPFGIAVHDTEPNSSLDKEVLKYLKYKTADSFKPSHVGRLDKATSGLIVYGKNYKTVKELNYKTSFFTKIYEYISEKVTPDGQYWVDVKKDKEGFLEPIAIYNEDTKPLNTTNLWSTTFFTLNGHTYAQLGTGKKNQIRVTLSALKNPIIGDWKYGGRRASRLYLHAYKIIFNSLESDLKYLNNKEFICNKKIGALWKK